TATGCTGGGAAACATTTGGTTGAGATTTCCCTGCAAGTGGGATAATAGTACAAATACATTGTTTTTTGTTCTTTACCGAATCAAGAATTGTTAATCGTGTAGAGTTTGCTAATGCTTTAAAGATATCAATTTC
The nucleotide sequence above comes from Candidatus Thermoplasmatota archaeon. Encoded proteins:
- a CDS encoding metalloregulator ArsR/SmtB family transcription factor, yielding MSEIDIFKALANSTRLTILDSVKNKKQCICTIIPLAGKSQPNVSQHIKILKNAGLISEQKKGTNIFIKASNQQIFEIIGMARRLHK